In Plodia interpunctella isolate USDA-ARS_2022_Savannah chromosome 1, ilPloInte3.2, whole genome shotgun sequence, one DNA window encodes the following:
- the LOC128672223 gene encoding aromatic-L-amino-acid decarboxylase-like isoform X2 translates to MDSQQFREFGKAAIDLVADYLDNIRKLDVLPSVEPGYLLKALPEDAPEEPEDWQDVLKDFSTNIVPGVTHWHSPRFHAFYPTGSSYPSLVGNILSDGLGVIGFSWMSSPACTELEVVTLNWLGKLLGLPEEFLNCSKGPGGGVIQGSASEATLVGLLVAKEKTVRKLLKNNPSLDEGVIKSKLIAYTSDQCNSSVEKAGLLGSMKMRLLKADADGRLRGETLKAALEDDRARGLIPCYVVANLGTTGTCAFDPLYELGPICNEADVWLHVDAAYAGTAFICPEYRHLMRGVEYADSFDVNAHKWMQVHFDCSAMWVKNGYDLINTFDVQRIYLDDVKTDIKIPDYRHWQMPLGRRFRALKLWTVLRINGAEGIRSHIRNQINLAQYFAKLVQNDDRFIVEPEPSMGLVCFRLKDGDVITKRLLENLTEKKQIYMVAATYRGRYIIRFVICSRLTTTEDVEFSFSKIKEEADQICKHNVHTKTQISAINLEETVSVCEKSK, encoded by the exons ATGGATTCTCAGCAGTTTCGTGAATTCGGAAAGGCAGCTATTGACCTGGTGGCCGACTATTTGGATAATATTAGAAAAct AGATGTTTTGCCTTCAGTGGAGCCTGGATATCTGCTGAAAGCCCTCCCAGAAGATGCACCAGAAGAGCCTGAGGATTGGCAAGACGTATTGAAAGATTTTAGCACAAATATCGTACCTGGC gTAACACACTGGCATTCTCCAAGATTCCATGCGTTTTATCCCACTGGATCATCATACCCAAGTCTGGTGGGTAATATCCTCAGCGATGGCCTGGGAGTTATTGGTTTCAGTTGG ATGTCCAGTCCAGCGTGTACGGAATTGGAAGTGGTGACGCTGAACTGGTTGGGCAAGCTGCTCGGACTACCTGAAGAATTCCTCAACTGCTCCAAGGGCCCGGGCGGCGGAGTTATTCAG GGATCCGCAAGTGAAGCAACCTTAGTTGGATTGCTTGTCGCTAAAGAAAAAACTGTCcgtaaattattgaaaaataatccaAGCCTTGACGAAGGTGTCATTAAATCTAAGCTGATTGCGTACACTTCAGACCAATGTAATTCATCAGTAGAAAAGGCAGGATTACTTGGGTCTATGAAAATGAGATTATTGAAAGCTGACGCAGACGGACGACTTCGCGGCGAAACATTGAAAGCTGCATTAGAAGACGACAGAGCCCGGGGTTTAATACCTTGCTATGTGGTCGCAAACCTCGGCACCACGGGCACTTGCGCCTTCGATCCATTATATGAATTAGGTCCAATATGTAATGAAGCTGATGTATGGCTTCACGTCGACGCCGCCTACGCCGGCACTGCCTTCATCTGCCCAGAGTACCGACATCTCATGAGAGGGGTAGAGTACGCTGATTCCTTTGATGTTAACGCTCACAAATGGATGCAAGTACATTTTGACTGTTCGGCTATGTGGGTGAAAAATGGTTACGATCTTATCAATACCTTCGACGTCCAGCGCATCTACTTGGACGATGTCAAAACAGATATCAAAATACCAGATTACAGACACTGGCAAATGCCATTGGGCCGTAGATTCAGGGCTTTAAAGTTATGGACTGTTTTAAGGATAAATGGTGCTGAGGGAATACGGAGTCACATTCGTAACCAAATCAACCTCGCCCAGTACTTTGCTAAATTGGTCCAAAACGACGATCGATTTATCGTTGAGCCTGAGCCATCGATGGGTCTCGTTTGTTTCAGATTAAAGGATGGTGATGTCATCACTAAGAGATTACTGGAAAATCTTACAGAGAAAAAGCAGATCTATATGGTAGCCGCCACATATCGAGGCAGATATATCATTCGGTTTGTAATCTGTTCACGCCTAACAACAACAGAGGACGTCGAGTTTAGTTTTAGTAAGATAAAAGAAGAAGCTGATCAGATTTGTAAACATAATGTGCACACAAAAACTCAAATATCTGCAATTAATCTTGAAGAGACAGTAAGTGTGTGCGAGAAATCAAAGTAA
- the LOC128672171 gene encoding uncharacterized protein LOC128672171 isoform X2, producing the protein MDPCTCGESCECYRTTVLMIPHRNELMVKSLRHALLEHASSNMIQVFDQLIETTTGKIILGMLFAEGGTNMSDVRHILRCEASYRITSRSLEPRMDQVIMQQHTDAMLPLLVTLPAHDKAEKYSVTFTSECGMDIRTYKVLFISESADQGSG; encoded by the exons ATGGATCCTTGCACTTGTGGAGAATCATGCGAATGCTATAGAACAACTGTTCTTATGATACCACACCGAAATGAGCTAATGGTGAAATCTTTACGACATGCCCTGCTGGAACATGCATCGTCAAATATGATACAAGTATTCGACCAATTAATAG AAACCACAACGGGAAAGATAATTCTGGGGATGCTGTTTGCCGAAGGTGGCACCAACATGTCGGACGTGCGACACATCCTGCGCTGCGAGGCCTCGTACCGGATCACCTCGCGGTCGCTGGAGCCCAGGATGGACCAAGTCATCATGCAGCAGCACACAGACGCTATGCTACCCTTACTGGTCACCCTACCTGCACATGATAAAGCTGAGAAGTACTCGGTAACATTTACTTCTGAATGTGGAATGGATATCAGAACATACAAGGTTCTCTTCATTTCTGAAAGTGCAGATCAAGGGTCTGGATAA
- the LOC128672223 gene encoding aromatic-L-amino-acid decarboxylase-like isoform X1, with the protein MISIRIRKRAVPLSALTDHGVRVAERDQALISKKDVLPSVEPGYLLKALPEDAPEEPEDWQDVLKDFSTNIVPGVTHWHSPRFHAFYPTGSSYPSLVGNILSDGLGVIGFSWMSSPACTELEVVTLNWLGKLLGLPEEFLNCSKGPGGGVIQGSASEATLVGLLVAKEKTVRKLLKNNPSLDEGVIKSKLIAYTSDQCNSSVEKAGLLGSMKMRLLKADADGRLRGETLKAALEDDRARGLIPCYVVANLGTTGTCAFDPLYELGPICNEADVWLHVDAAYAGTAFICPEYRHLMRGVEYADSFDVNAHKWMQVHFDCSAMWVKNGYDLINTFDVQRIYLDDVKTDIKIPDYRHWQMPLGRRFRALKLWTVLRINGAEGIRSHIRNQINLAQYFAKLVQNDDRFIVEPEPSMGLVCFRLKDGDVITKRLLENLTEKKQIYMVAATYRGRYIIRFVICSRLTTTEDVEFSFSKIKEEADQICKHNVHTKTQISAINLEETVSVCEKSK; encoded by the exons ATGATATCAATCAGAATTAGGAAGAGAGCCGTACCACTCTCCGCCTTGACCGACCATGGAGTGCGCGTGGCCGAGCGCGACCAGGCTTTGATTAGCAAAAA AGATGTTTTGCCTTCAGTGGAGCCTGGATATCTGCTGAAAGCCCTCCCAGAAGATGCACCAGAAGAGCCTGAGGATTGGCAAGACGTATTGAAAGATTTTAGCACAAATATCGTACCTGGC gTAACACACTGGCATTCTCCAAGATTCCATGCGTTTTATCCCACTGGATCATCATACCCAAGTCTGGTGGGTAATATCCTCAGCGATGGCCTGGGAGTTATTGGTTTCAGTTGG ATGTCCAGTCCAGCGTGTACGGAATTGGAAGTGGTGACGCTGAACTGGTTGGGCAAGCTGCTCGGACTACCTGAAGAATTCCTCAACTGCTCCAAGGGCCCGGGCGGCGGAGTTATTCAG GGATCCGCAAGTGAAGCAACCTTAGTTGGATTGCTTGTCGCTAAAGAAAAAACTGTCcgtaaattattgaaaaataatccaAGCCTTGACGAAGGTGTCATTAAATCTAAGCTGATTGCGTACACTTCAGACCAATGTAATTCATCAGTAGAAAAGGCAGGATTACTTGGGTCTATGAAAATGAGATTATTGAAAGCTGACGCAGACGGACGACTTCGCGGCGAAACATTGAAAGCTGCATTAGAAGACGACAGAGCCCGGGGTTTAATACCTTGCTATGTGGTCGCAAACCTCGGCACCACGGGCACTTGCGCCTTCGATCCATTATATGAATTAGGTCCAATATGTAATGAAGCTGATGTATGGCTTCACGTCGACGCCGCCTACGCCGGCACTGCCTTCATCTGCCCAGAGTACCGACATCTCATGAGAGGGGTAGAGTACGCTGATTCCTTTGATGTTAACGCTCACAAATGGATGCAAGTACATTTTGACTGTTCGGCTATGTGGGTGAAAAATGGTTACGATCTTATCAATACCTTCGACGTCCAGCGCATCTACTTGGACGATGTCAAAACAGATATCAAAATACCAGATTACAGACACTGGCAAATGCCATTGGGCCGTAGATTCAGGGCTTTAAAGTTATGGACTGTTTTAAGGATAAATGGTGCTGAGGGAATACGGAGTCACATTCGTAACCAAATCAACCTCGCCCAGTACTTTGCTAAATTGGTCCAAAACGACGATCGATTTATCGTTGAGCCTGAGCCATCGATGGGTCTCGTTTGTTTCAGATTAAAGGATGGTGATGTCATCACTAAGAGATTACTGGAAAATCTTACAGAGAAAAAGCAGATCTATATGGTAGCCGCCACATATCGAGGCAGATATATCATTCGGTTTGTAATCTGTTCACGCCTAACAACAACAGAGGACGTCGAGTTTAGTTTTAGTAAGATAAAAGAAGAAGCTGATCAGATTTGTAAACATAATGTGCACACAAAAACTCAAATATCTGCAATTAATCTTGAAGAGACAGTAAGTGTGTGCGAGAAATCAAAGTAA
- the LOC128672171 gene encoding cilia and flagella-associated protein 47-like isoform X1, with translation MLSCSTFPFQNINTAECELYKPDNVFKRFKVVEFPISFVGLSTTQYLDVEVNLNNSAYLKTTCNGQLLKFENAREISAPHRAFQITQIDDHIIAITFEPNNESISKLRTTKQSGNRFVFDLRLIKIDGIICCEDEVHAEIGRYYICGEFEYCNLNHCPNILNFGEVEVNTKASRKVRFQNRSKMVTAKVRYDKVTSVVVTPENFVIPPNSSKKLLITIKPTCLKVCNKLSFFISHTHETVELPNNTADNFLTYTIKCSLNAKFTVNPKILDIQSLHKLNEKSPEYTYLGDQLDLHIKRKAIADKYLEISKSTRYRKPIVEKNCSGKDRCYLEVLGPPRKNPKLFCKTIRKRVTTYDLTDITFVPFNIDFGRVALNTYAEHELTIKNNSKYDISINLLKDECIIYTEDQHSDIILKIKSFSETKIKIFCLGFVEGNHKRSFEYMIENKYHRKHPYFLQVGNPTLLILEKSLKFGMVTTETFVTSVPVRIHNYFNVSVDFEWDELTSEVPFEIIPRTGSIPSHDCKICDILYTCKPSKSKIHEVDFISLSKVRKVIPIELSIITRKISIKFLQQAVLFKDIALNIETIERVKLENSSREIAIFHIVEPLIPGLTIEPMTGTIRPKTILIFDIIVKIACVLEFAFDIYLKVNNKENVILPVSGNVVEPKLIIHPKLIYMSRVPCHLTTYVPVTFQNISTLTTTVEVLDTDDENIFNLYSANGNDKQRIFEFTVEGGQSKTMFIKVHDIFRREYDMYMPFKINGLLGPPDENAGSTELQYYIGDYEQQYENNPKVKLKTINKDISFCRILGVITGPWIEFSEQNFEIDYSTTDDNILEFTMKNISKYFLYVTIITAKLVPNFTLKLITEESQCIVNESCIKFEFDRAKEAGFRLIFHPKGRGKFIATAILFLDKHMTIPYSNLTFYGTRQTPVMKQSTHRVIFPPCRVGKTLTRNIYLTIEIESDKRSFSCVSREEPNMIVKFLDVELIPVNEMFHTRVKVEITVCCQTMYARHLTLMFTHECGSGCEVETSFVFTYCQLTLHTELVEPLDNPYPYFPLKEQEDLYEYLETCSTFLEKWMFQQGFRRDLYPVIPDSFHAISSSLCSQQSSGKSKGINVSYLNFIRRIAGPLMKHVRKITLHGVEEPLKSVQEIHDTYREVINLIRNRGANLWVLQAKFLLSYEQFVIYSENVTPKRNADIILTKELIENVDLFNRLNKQCWIDFILQSYKVFVMDSCFFECVCMTSMPRDIIQILIDWFNEQIALQRNKFTIKGKPIKIITNITTDLSDGRAMAAAILNYCPFMSDHFTFFSAMDDDSTEADFINNACLVIEALNLLRLYFPITSKEFLQPSFLQMLFLSIHLYVTLPMFNPKDSIIFNPPLLRTSTRQVAIAPTSQETLMFNYMILNTNPHNFLVEKVPSVENGKRMFLSVKYTANFVSEETCVLLVHGYNKTRIFDTYIIFLLKGNVGALNPVKKAKVTGPLYRPIKVDVLVSSPFVLSSSFSLSLTDEEPVIPVIFEENQAKLKRSRFYVKRLNLIDKEISLTGLPKESGQEVTQHKLYLQIICLSTQVSNSWIWFRGEIGEFFIRVSSQPRWDLAIETLQAKVNSWPMDPCTCGESCECYRTTVLMIPHRNELMVKSLRHALLEHASSNMIQVFDQLIETTTGKIILGMLFAEGGTNMSDVRHILRCEASYRITSRSLEPRMDQVIMQQHTDAMLPLLVTLPAHDKAEKYSVTFTSECGMDIRTYKVLFISESADQGSG, from the exons ATGCTTAGTTGTTCAACATTtccttttcaaaatataaatacagctGAATGTGAGCTCTATAAACCAGATAATGTTTTCAAAAGATTCAAAGTTGTGGAGTTTCCAATATCTTTTGTTGGCTTATCCACCACTCAATACCTTGATGTGGAGGTAAATCTTAATAATTCTGCATATCTTAAAACGACGTGCAATGGACAATTATTG AAATTTGAAAACGCCCGAGAAATATCTGCACCACATCGTGCATTTCAAATAACACAAATAGATGATCATATTATAGCCATAACATTTGAACCTAATAACGAAAGTATTTCCAAATTAAGAACCACGAAACAATCCGGGAACCGATTTGTATTTGACTTGAgattgataaaaatagatGGTATTATCTGCTGTGAGGATGAGGTCCATGCAGAAATTggacgatactatatttgtGGAGAGTTTGAATATTGTAACCTAAATcattgtcctaatattttaaattttggcgAAGTAGAAGTTAATACTAAAGCTTCAAGAAAAGTTCGTTTTCAAAATAGATCAAAAATGGTAACTGCAAAAGTAAGGTACGACAAAGTAACAAGTGTTGTCGTCACACCTGAAAATTTTGTGATTCCTCCTAATTCGTCAAAGAAACTACTTATAACAATTAAACCTACGTGCTTAAAAGTGTGTAATAAGCTATCTTTCTTTATTTCGCATACACATGAAACAGTAGAATTGCCTAATAATACAGCAGATAATTTTCTAAcctatacaataaaatgttctCTCAATGCTAAGTTCACTGTGAATCCAAAAATACTTGATATACAGTCACTacataaattgaatgaaaaaagtCCAGAATATACCTATCTAGGAGATCAGTTAGATCTtcatattaaaagaaaagcaATAGCAGATAAGTACCTGGAGATAAGTAAATCGACACGTTACCGGAAACCTATAgtggaaaaaaattgtagtgGTAAAGACAGATGTTACCTTGAAGTCTTAGGACCACCTAGAAAGAATCCAAAATTGTTCTGTAAAACTATacgtaaaagagtaacaacgTATGATTTAACTGATATTACATTTGTTCCTTTTAATATTGACTTTGGTCGAGTTGCTTTGAACACATATGCAGAACatgaattaacaataaaaaataacagcaAATATGATATAAGTATCAATTTACTTAAAGACGAATGTATCATTTATACAGAAGATCAACATAGTgatataatacttaaaattaaatctttctctgaaacgaaaattaaaatattttgtttaggaTTTGTCGAAGGAAATCATAAAAGATCATTTGAATATATGATAGAAAATAAGTATCACAGAAAACATCCTTATTTTCTTCAAGTAGGAAACccaacattattaatattggaAAAAAGCTTAAAATTTGGAATGGTAACAACAGAAACATTTGTTACGTCTGTTCCTGTCAGAATTCAcaattatttcaatgtttCTGTAGATTTTGAATGGGATGAATTGACGTCAGAAGTTCCATTTGAAATAATACCACGTACTGGAAGTATACCGAGTCATGACTGCAAAATATGTGATATTCTTTATACCTGCAAACCTtctaaatcaaaaatacacgAAGTGGACTTCATATCATTAAGTAAAGTGAGAAAAGTCATTCCCATTGAATTAAGTATcataacaagaaaaatatcgataaaatttttacaacaaGCTGTTCTATTTAAAGATATTGCTTTGAACATAGAAACGATCGAGAGagtaaaattagaaaattcaTCACGCGAAATAGCCATATTTCATATAGTAGAACCACTTATACCCGGTCTTACTATAGAACCCATGACTGGGACTATAAGACCGAAAACCATTTTGATATTCGATATCATAGTAAAAATTGCGTGCGTTTTGGAATTTgcatttgatatatatttaaaggttAATAACAAAGAGAATGTAATTTTACCTGTTAGTGGGAACGTAGTAGAGCCAAAATTGATTATTCATCCAAAACTTATATACATGTCACGTGTTCCCTGCCACCTGACCACTTATGTTCCAGtaacttttcaaaatattagcACACTAACAACGACTGTGGAAGTATTAGATACtgatgatgaaaatatttttaatctatattcTGCAAATGGAAACGACAAACagagaatttttgaatttactgTTGAAGGAGGGCAATCCAAGACAATGTTTATTAAAGTTCATGACATATTTAGAAGAGAATACGATATGTATATgccatttaaaataaatgggtTATTAGGACCACCAGATGAAAATGCTGGTTCTACGGAACTGCAGTACTATATTGGAGACTATGAACa gcaatatgaaaataatccaaaagtgaaactaaaaactattaaCAAAGATATAAGTTTTTGTCGAATACTTGGTGTTATAACTGGCCCTTGGATAGAATTTTCAGAGCAAAACTTTGAAATTGATTATTCTACGACAGACGATAATATACTTGAATTCACAATGAagaatatatcaaaatacttcttgtatgtaacaataataacagCAAAGCTAGTTCCAAATTTTACTCTCAAGTTAATTACAGAGGAGAGTCAGTGTATAGTGAATGAATCATGTATAAAATTTGAGTTTGACAGAGCTAAAGAAGCAGGTTTTCGTTTAATATTTCACCCAAAGGGACGTGGCAAGTTTATCGCAACCGCTATCTTATTTCTTGACAAGCATATGACAATTCCGTACAGCAACTTAACATTTTATGGAACTAGGCAAACGCCAGTAATGAAACAAAGCACTCATCGTGTAATATTTCCACCTTGTCGTGTAGGAAAAACGCTAACccgtaatatatatttaactattgAGATTGAATCAGATAAACGTTCATTTTCGTGTGTGTCCAGAGAAGAGCCAAATATGatagtaaaatttttagaTGTTGAACTAATACCAGTTAATGAAATGTTCCATACTCGAGTTAAAGTGGAGATAACTGTATGTTGTCAAACAATGTATGCAAGACATTTAACATTGATGTTTACTCATGAGTGTGGTTCAGGTTGTGAAGTGGAAACCAGCTTTGTCTTCACATATTGTCAGTTGACATTGCACACAGAATTAGTTGAGCCGCTAGATAATCCGTATCCATATTTCCCTCTAAAAGAACAAGAAGATCTCTATGAGTACTTGGAAACCTGTTCCACTTTTTTAGAAAAGTGGATGTTTCAGCAAGGTTTCCGAAGGGATTTATATCCTGTTATACCTGACTCATTTCATGCTATTTCATCTTCATTGTGTTCCCAACAAAGTAGTGGCAAAAGTAAAGGAATCAATgtatcatatttaaattttattcgacGTATTGCTGGGCCTCTGATGAAACACGTGAGAAAGATAAC ACTGCACGGTGTTGAAGAGCCATTGAAAAGTGTACAAGAAATTCATGATACATATAGAGAAGTTATAAATCTGATCCGGAACCGAGGAGCCAATTTATGGGTATTGCAAGCTAAATTTCTTTTGAGTTATGAGCAGTTTGTCATATATTCCGAAAATGTAACTCCAAAACGTAATGCCGATATAATATTAACCAAAGAACTTATTGAAAATGTCGATTTATTCAATAGACTTAATAAACAATGCTGGATCGACTTTATTTTGCAAAGTTATAAAGTTTTTGTCATGGATAGCTGCTTTTTCGAATGTGTTTGTATGACTTCTATGCCAAGagatataatacaaattttaatagattGGTTCAATGAACAAATTGCTTTACAACgtaataaatttactattaAAGGCAAaccaatcaaaattattacaaacataacAACAGATCTATCAGATGGAAGGGCTATGGCAGCAgcgattttaaattattgtccTTTTATGTCGGatcattttacttttttttctgcTATGGACGACGATTCTACAGAAGCTGACTTTATCAATAATGCTTGTTTAGTAATAGAAgctttgaatttattaagaCTTTATTTCCCGATAACCAGTAAAGAATTTTTACAACCTTCATTTTTACAAATGCTATTTTTGTCAATTCATTTATATGTTACATTGCCAATGTTTAATCCGAAAGATTCCATCATATTCAATCCTCCATTACTAAGGACTTCAACGCGCCAAGTAGCTATAGCGCCGACCAGTCAGGAAactttaatgtttaattacaTGATACTAAACACCAATCCACATAACTTTTTAGTTGAAAAAGTTCCATCTGTTGAAAATGGAAAGAGGATGTTTTTAAGTGTAAAATACACAGCAAATTTTGTGAGTGAAGAGACATGTGTACTTCTCGTGCAtggttataataaaactagaatatttgacacatatataatatttttacttaaaggCAACGTAGGAGCGTTGAACCCGGTGAAAAAAGCTAAAGTCACCGGGCCGCTTTATCGGCCGATTAAAGTTGATGTTTTAGTTTCTTCTCCGTTTGTGTTGTCTTCATCGTTCTCTCTATCTCTAACTGACGAAGAACCTGTAATACCAGtaatatttgaagaaaatcAAGCCAAACTTAAACGCAGTAGATTCTATGTTAAGAGACTCAATCTGATTGATAAAGAGATTAGTTTGACTGGTTTACCAAAAGAAAGTGGACAAGAGGTCACACAACACAAActgtatttacaaataatatgcCTCAGTACTCAAGTTTCAAATTCTTGGATTTGGTTCCGAGGTGAAATAGGTGAATTTTTTATTAGAGTGTCATCTCAGCCTCGTTGGGATTTAGCTATAGAAACACTGCAAGCGAAAGTAAATTCTTGGCCAATGGATCCTTGCACTTGTGGAGAATCATGCGAATGCTATAGAACAACTGTTCTTATGATACCACACCGAAATGAGCTAATGGTGAAATCTTTACGACATGCCCTGCTGGAACATGCATCGTCAAATATGATACAAGTATTCGACCAATTAATAG AAACCACAACGGGAAAGATAATTCTGGGGATGCTGTTTGCCGAAGGTGGCACCAACATGTCGGACGTGCGACACATCCTGCGCTGCGAGGCCTCGTACCGGATCACCTCGCGGTCGCTGGAGCCCAGGATGGACCAAGTCATCATGCAGCAGCACACAGACGCTATGCTACCCTTACTGGTCACCCTACCTGCACATGATAAAGCTGAGAAGTACTCGGTAACATTTACTTCTGAATGTGGAATGGATATCAGAACATACAAGGTTCTCTTCATTTCTGAAAGTGCAGATCAAGGGTCTGGATAA